A region of the Romboutsia hominis genome:
TTTTACTTATAGTAGTATCTAAACTACCTACTACTCTAATATGTTTCATATTTAGCTTTTCTTTTATAGAATTACTTAAATCTTTTAAACTAATCTTTTCTTTTAACTTAGTAACTCTACCTAAACCAACTGAATTTCCTTTATTCTCTAGTTTATATAAATCATAAGCTACTTCTTCATAAGGATGAGCATTTATCATAGAGCTTAAGACTCCGCCTAATATTTTTTGAGGTACAATAGTTTCTATTTTTACCTCTTTAACACATTCTATCTCTCCTTTTGTTCCTATAAATGGATTTGTGCCCTCTAAAGGCATAAAGTTACCTTCTCCTCTTGATGTAAAACTACAGTGACTATAATTTCCTATATGACCTGCTCCTGCTTTTCCTAAAGCATTTTTAACCTTATCTATATGAGTCTCAGGAACATAAACTGCTAGCTTATATAATACTTCGTTATTTGTAACTTCTAATACCTTACAATCTTCAAATCCCATTAATTCCATGAAGTAATCATTTAAACCATCAAATGCTATATCAAAGTTTGTATGCATAGAATAAAGTGCTATATCATTTTTTATTAATTTATGTATAAGTCTTCCTTTTAAATCCGATGTATTTATTTTATTCATCTTTTTAAATATAAATGGATGATGAGTTATTATTAAGTCTATATTATTTTCTATAGCTTCATCTATAACTCTTTCATTTGCTTCTAGAACTACTAATACTTTTTTAATATCACTGTTAAAATCACCCACTAAAAGGCCTACATTGTCCCAGTCATAAGCTAAGTTTAATGGGTATTTAGCTTCTATATTTTTTATAAGACTTTTAAGTAACATAATATCATTCCCCTTATAAAGTTTTTAATTTTTCTAATTTAGATATATTAAGTCTACTATCTTCTATTTTCTCATCTATCCC
Encoded here:
- a CDS encoding Nif3-like dinuclear metal center hexameric protein, whose product is MLLKSLIKNIEAKYPLNLAYDWDNVGLLVGDFNSDIKKVLVVLEANERVIDEAIENNIDLIITHHPFIFKKMNKINTSDLKGRLIHKLIKNDIALYSMHTNFDIAFDGLNDYFMELMGFEDCKVLEVTNNEVLYKLAVYVPETHIDKVKNALGKAGAGHIGNYSHCSFTSRGEGNFMPLEGTNPFIGTKGEIECVKEVKIETIVPQKILGGVLSSMINAHPYEEVAYDLYKLENKGNSVGLGRVTKLKEKISLKDLSNSIKEKLNMKHIRVVGSLDTTISKIALVTGSGADMVKKAQRSGCEVIITGDVKYHDAQDAIDMGMCIIDCGHFETEDIFKDVMKRFLDDIHDIEVLKSNIDLNPFKIV